A window of the Diabrotica undecimpunctata isolate CICGRU chromosome 1, icDiaUnde3, whole genome shotgun sequence genome harbors these coding sequences:
- the LOC140431334 gene encoding uncharacterized protein isoform X2 codes for MLLPYVNPEFILVMEGKVEIKKEFEDYYQNDIDLSRSVDLEDLKNEPGEDYPGCLQEESRMKIMKTSEDSYPKKIYGNRNTKETTLDINMKLQTGQGPYTCQICLKPFSQTNTLKKHLMIHTIEKPYECEISLKQFTGKGNLKTHLRPHAGETPYKCEICLNQFTQRSSLDNHTHIHTGKKPYKCEICFKQFTTGSLLKRHLRSHTGEKSHKCEICFKQFSHLFHMKQHMKSHTGEKPNKCEICFKQFSRKEELKIHLRIHTGEKPYKCEICLTQFSQLGGMKQHMRWHTGEKPYKCEICFKQFSRKDELKIHLRIHTGEKPDKCEICFKQFSRKDELKIHLRIHTGEKPYKCEICFKQFSQLGGLKQHIRWHTGEKPYICEICLKQFTDKVNLKTHLRSHTGEKPYKCEICFKQFSQVSTVKRHMGYHTGEKPYKCEICFKQFSQLVHMKRHMGIHTREKHYKCEICFKQFSQLGHMKRHMRIHSKEKP; via the exons GATTTAAAAAATGAACCAGGGGAAGATTACCCAG GTTGTCTCCAGGAGGAGAGCAGAATGAAAATTATGAAAACATCTGAAGATTCATAtcctaaaaaaatatatggcaaCAGAAACACTAAagaaacaacattagatataAATATGAAACTTCAAACCGGCCAGGGACCTTACACGTGTCAAATTTGTTTAAAGCCGTTTTcccaaacaaacactttaaaaaaacatttgatgatACACACCATAGAAAAACCTTACGAGTGTGAAATTAGCTTAAAGCAGTTTACTGGTAAGggtaatttaaaaacacatttgagacCGCACGCTGGAGAAAcgccttataagtgtgaaatttgtttaaatcaGTTTACTCAGAGAAGTTCTTTAGATAATCATACACATATTCACACTGgaaaaaaaccatacaagtgtgaaatttgttttaagcaatttactacAGGAAGTcttttgaaaagacatttgagatcgcacactggagaaaaatctcataagtgtgaaatttgttttaaacagttttctcaTCTTTTTCATATGAAGCAACATATGAAatcgcacactggagaaaaacctaacaaatgcgaaatttgttttaagcagttttcccGGAAAGAGGAGTTAAAGATCCATTTGAGaattcatactggagaaaaaccttacaagtgcgaaatttgtttaacGCAATTTTCTCAACTAGGAGGTATGAAGCAGCATATGAGAtggcacactggagaaaaaccttacaagtgcgaaatttgttttaagcagttttcccGGAAAGATGAGTTAAAGATCCATTTGAGaattcatactggagaaaaacctgacaagtgcgaaatttgttttaagcagttttctcggAAAGATGAGTTAAAGATCCATTTGAGaattcatactggagaaaaaccttataagtgcgaaatttgttttaagcaattttctcAACTGGGGGGCCTGAAGCAGCACATTAGAtggcacactggagaaaagccttacatctgcgaaatttgtttaaagcagtttactgataaagtgaatttaaaaacacACTTGAGatcgcacactggagaaaaaccatacaagtgtgaaatttgttttaaacagttttctcaAGTAAGTACTGTAAAACGACATATGGGAtatcacactggagaaaaaccttacaagtgcgaaatttgttttaaacagttttctcaACTAGTACATATGAAACGACATATGGGAATACACACTAGAGAAAAAcattacaagtgcgaaatttgtttcaaACAGTTTTCTCAACTAGGACATATGAAACGACATATGAGAATACACTCTAAAGAAAAACCTTAA
- the LOC140431334 gene encoding uncharacterized protein isoform X1: MLLPYVNPEFILVMEGKVEIKKEFEDYYQNDIDLSRSVDLEDLKNEPGEDYPGKKGCLQEESRMKIMKTSEDSYPKKIYGNRNTKETTLDINMKLQTGQGPYTCQICLKPFSQTNTLKKHLMIHTIEKPYECEISLKQFTGKGNLKTHLRPHAGETPYKCEICLNQFTQRSSLDNHTHIHTGKKPYKCEICFKQFTTGSLLKRHLRSHTGEKSHKCEICFKQFSHLFHMKQHMKSHTGEKPNKCEICFKQFSRKEELKIHLRIHTGEKPYKCEICLTQFSQLGGMKQHMRWHTGEKPYKCEICFKQFSRKDELKIHLRIHTGEKPDKCEICFKQFSRKDELKIHLRIHTGEKPYKCEICFKQFSQLGGLKQHIRWHTGEKPYICEICLKQFTDKVNLKTHLRSHTGEKPYKCEICFKQFSQVSTVKRHMGYHTGEKPYKCEICFKQFSQLVHMKRHMGIHTREKHYKCEICFKQFSQLGHMKRHMRIHSKEKP; this comes from the exons GATTTAAAAAATGAACCAGGGGAAGATTACCCAGGTAAGaaag GTTGTCTCCAGGAGGAGAGCAGAATGAAAATTATGAAAACATCTGAAGATTCATAtcctaaaaaaatatatggcaaCAGAAACACTAAagaaacaacattagatataAATATGAAACTTCAAACCGGCCAGGGACCTTACACGTGTCAAATTTGTTTAAAGCCGTTTTcccaaacaaacactttaaaaaaacatttgatgatACACACCATAGAAAAACCTTACGAGTGTGAAATTAGCTTAAAGCAGTTTACTGGTAAGggtaatttaaaaacacatttgagacCGCACGCTGGAGAAAcgccttataagtgtgaaatttgtttaaatcaGTTTACTCAGAGAAGTTCTTTAGATAATCATACACATATTCACACTGgaaaaaaaccatacaagtgtgaaatttgttttaagcaatttactacAGGAAGTcttttgaaaagacatttgagatcgcacactggagaaaaatctcataagtgtgaaatttgttttaaacagttttctcaTCTTTTTCATATGAAGCAACATATGAAatcgcacactggagaaaaacctaacaaatgcgaaatttgttttaagcagttttcccGGAAAGAGGAGTTAAAGATCCATTTGAGaattcatactggagaaaaaccttacaagtgcgaaatttgtttaacGCAATTTTCTCAACTAGGAGGTATGAAGCAGCATATGAGAtggcacactggagaaaaaccttacaagtgcgaaatttgttttaagcagttttcccGGAAAGATGAGTTAAAGATCCATTTGAGaattcatactggagaaaaacctgacaagtgcgaaatttgttttaagcagttttctcggAAAGATGAGTTAAAGATCCATTTGAGaattcatactggagaaaaaccttataagtgcgaaatttgttttaagcaattttctcAACTGGGGGGCCTGAAGCAGCACATTAGAtggcacactggagaaaagccttacatctgcgaaatttgtttaaagcagtttactgataaagtgaatttaaaaacacACTTGAGatcgcacactggagaaaaaccatacaagtgtgaaatttgttttaaacagttttctcaAGTAAGTACTGTAAAACGACATATGGGAtatcacactggagaaaaaccttacaagtgcgaaatttgttttaaacagttttctcaACTAGTACATATGAAACGACATATGGGAATACACACTAGAGAAAAAcattacaagtgcgaaatttgtttcaaACAGTTTTCTCAACTAGGACATATGAAACGACATATGAGAATACACTCTAAAGAAAAACCTTAA
- the LOC140431334 gene encoding uncharacterized protein isoform X3, with the protein MKIMKTSEDSYPKKIYGNRNTKETTLDINMKLQTGQGPYTCQICLKPFSQTNTLKKHLMIHTIEKPYECEISLKQFTGKGNLKTHLRPHAGETPYKCEICLNQFTQRSSLDNHTHIHTGKKPYKCEICFKQFTTGSLLKRHLRSHTGEKSHKCEICFKQFSHLFHMKQHMKSHTGEKPNKCEICFKQFSRKEELKIHLRIHTGEKPYKCEICLTQFSQLGGMKQHMRWHTGEKPYKCEICFKQFSRKDELKIHLRIHTGEKPDKCEICFKQFSRKDELKIHLRIHTGEKPYKCEICFKQFSQLGGLKQHIRWHTGEKPYICEICLKQFTDKVNLKTHLRSHTGEKPYKCEICFKQFSQVSTVKRHMGYHTGEKPYKCEICFKQFSQLVHMKRHMGIHTREKHYKCEICFKQFSQLGHMKRHMRIHSKEKP; encoded by the coding sequence ATGAAAATTATGAAAACATCTGAAGATTCATAtcctaaaaaaatatatggcaaCAGAAACACTAAagaaacaacattagatataAATATGAAACTTCAAACCGGCCAGGGACCTTACACGTGTCAAATTTGTTTAAAGCCGTTTTcccaaacaaacactttaaaaaaacatttgatgatACACACCATAGAAAAACCTTACGAGTGTGAAATTAGCTTAAAGCAGTTTACTGGTAAGggtaatttaaaaacacatttgagacCGCACGCTGGAGAAAcgccttataagtgtgaaatttgtttaaatcaGTTTACTCAGAGAAGTTCTTTAGATAATCATACACATATTCACACTGgaaaaaaaccatacaagtgtgaaatttgttttaagcaatttactacAGGAAGTcttttgaaaagacatttgagatcgcacactggagaaaaatctcataagtgtgaaatttgttttaaacagttttctcaTCTTTTTCATATGAAGCAACATATGAAatcgcacactggagaaaaacctaacaaatgcgaaatttgttttaagcagttttcccGGAAAGAGGAGTTAAAGATCCATTTGAGaattcatactggagaaaaaccttacaagtgcgaaatttgtttaacGCAATTTTCTCAACTAGGAGGTATGAAGCAGCATATGAGAtggcacactggagaaaaaccttacaagtgcgaaatttgttttaagcagttttcccGGAAAGATGAGTTAAAGATCCATTTGAGaattcatactggagaaaaacctgacaagtgcgaaatttgttttaagcagttttctcggAAAGATGAGTTAAAGATCCATTTGAGaattcatactggagaaaaaccttataagtgcgaaatttgttttaagcaattttctcAACTGGGGGGCCTGAAGCAGCACATTAGAtggcacactggagaaaagccttacatctgcgaaatttgtttaaagcagtttactgataaagtgaatttaaaaacacACTTGAGatcgcacactggagaaaaaccatacaagtgtgaaatttgttttaaacagttttctcaAGTAAGTACTGTAAAACGACATATGGGAtatcacactggagaaaaaccttacaagtgcgaaatttgttttaaacagttttctcaACTAGTACATATGAAACGACATATGGGAATACACACTAGAGAAAAAcattacaagtgcgaaatttgtttcaaACAGTTTTCTCAACTAGGACATATGAAACGACATATGAGAATACACTCTAAAGAAAAACCTTAA